A single Haloglycomyces albus DSM 45210 DNA region contains:
- a CDS encoding potassium channel family protein — translation MRVAIAGAGNVGRSIAAELVENGHQVLLVEQRRSMLKPERVPEAEWMLADACELESLQQAALETCDVTVAATGDDKVNLVVSLLAKTEFAVPRVVARVNRAENEWLFNQEWGVDVSVSKPRLLAALVEEAVSVGDLVRLMTFRQSQANLVEFTLAANNPLVGSTVDDLQLPGDAALVAILRGARVIAPTPADTLEAKDELVFVCNEEAEDTIRTVLGR, via the coding sequence GTGAGAGTCGCCATTGCCGGAGCGGGAAACGTCGGACGGTCGATCGCCGCCGAACTGGTCGAGAACGGCCACCAAGTCCTGCTCGTGGAACAACGCCGGTCCATGCTGAAACCCGAACGCGTTCCCGAAGCCGAATGGATGTTGGCCGACGCCTGCGAATTGGAAAGCCTGCAACAGGCGGCCCTGGAAACCTGTGACGTCACCGTAGCGGCAACCGGAGACGACAAAGTCAACCTGGTGGTCAGCCTACTCGCCAAAACCGAGTTCGCCGTGCCACGTGTCGTGGCCCGGGTCAATCGAGCCGAGAACGAATGGCTGTTCAATCAAGAATGGGGCGTCGACGTGTCCGTCTCCAAACCACGCCTCTTGGCGGCGTTGGTCGAGGAGGCCGTCAGCGTCGGCGACTTGGTCCGCTTGATGACCTTCCGCCAATCCCAAGCGAACCTGGTGGAGTTCACCCTCGCTGCCAACAATCCCTTGGTCGGATCAACGGTGGATGACCTGCAGCTCCCGGGAGACGCGGCACTGGTCGCCATCCTCCGGGGAGCACGAGTCATCGCGCCGACCCCGGCCGACACCTTGGAAGCCAAAGACGAACTGGTTTTCGTCTGCAACGAAGAAGCGGAAGATACCATCCGCACGGTGTTGGGGAGGTGA
- a CDS encoding NAD-binding protein, with amino-acid sequence MHVVILGCGRVGAGLARSLADRDHSVAIIDKDPSAFQRLGPDFDQITVRGNGFDREVLAKAGVGRADAFVAVSSGDNSNIIATRVAREHFGVENVVARIYDSKRALVFERLGIPTIATVRWTADRLLRQLLPEEQGPVWRDPSATLSLVELSFHEDWIGLPIADLEAATGHRVSYIQRFGKATLPTQSMMLQDGDKVFLFVGDYDAAHVEAIAQQSPRTKGGES; translated from the coding sequence TTGCATGTGGTGATTTTGGGTTGTGGCCGGGTGGGGGCCGGTCTGGCCCGTAGTCTGGCCGACCGCGACCATAGTGTCGCCATCATTGACAAAGACCCGAGCGCTTTTCAAAGGCTGGGCCCTGACTTCGACCAAATCACAGTACGTGGCAACGGCTTCGATCGTGAAGTCCTGGCGAAGGCGGGCGTCGGGCGGGCAGACGCGTTTGTGGCCGTCTCATCCGGCGATAACTCGAATATCATCGCTACCCGCGTCGCACGGGAACATTTCGGCGTCGAAAACGTCGTTGCTCGCATTTACGACTCAAAACGGGCCCTGGTTTTCGAACGACTGGGAATCCCCACCATCGCGACCGTCCGTTGGACGGCCGACCGTCTCCTACGGCAATTGCTCCCCGAAGAACAGGGGCCGGTATGGCGCGACCCGTCCGCCACCCTGTCACTCGTCGAACTCTCCTTTCACGAAGACTGGATCGGACTGCCGATCGCCGATTTGGAAGCCGCCACCGGTCATCGCGTGTCGTATATACAACGCTTCGGCAAAGCCACGCTGCCTACACAGTCGATGATGCTGCAGGACGGAGACAAGGTGTTCCTTTTCGTGGGAGACTACGACGCGGCACATGTGGAAGCGATCGCCCAACAGTCACCGCGTACGAAAGGTGGGGAATCGTGA
- a CDS encoding APC family permease, with protein sequence MARSLSMFKRLIVGMPFTSDRDSSLTLSKRYAIPLLAVNPISSLAYAPEQIFLVLAIAGSAAYAFTVWIGLAVALVMLSVIASYRYTVRAYPGGGGDYRVVSANFGPGAGYLASAAQVLDYVLTVAVSTAAAVTNFAVIWPALRDYREVACVVIIVALMAFNLRGWRVSGKLAAPITILFLIAIVAIIVVGLTRIAMGDQLQPASAGYTARGEATEWSSAALLLLSARAFASGSVAVSGIETFTTRVSFFRPPRGRNAAIALATVGIATVALFIGLVVLAFLVGAQQSSDPHSQLAGLPESYVQPSLIGQLSESVFSHREWLVNLSMFAVGGVLILAANTAFVGFPRLASVLASDSLLPRQLHKRGDRMVFSNGIILLAVTAAALTTIFGGSAYRLIALYVVGVFLSIVLTNAAMVRHWNRLLTVERDPHRRRRSKRARAVAMLACTVCALVLSIVTLAEFQRGSWIALVIIAANVALMWFISRHYGEVAEELALPTGKGRKPARNHAVVLISNLNRPALRMLTYAQTTRPDTLTALTVNVDAVATRHLVAEWERRRIKVPMTVIDSPYREITGPIVDYVKKIRREAPRDVVTVYLPEYVVGHWYERILHNQSAKRIRSRLRYEPGVMVTTVPWQLASSENRDLDRLDSQIRGRRR encoded by the coding sequence GTGGCCCGCTCCCTATCAATGTTCAAACGACTTATTGTCGGAATGCCGTTCACCAGCGACAGGGACAGTTCCCTGACGCTGTCCAAGCGCTACGCCATTCCGCTGTTGGCGGTCAATCCGATATCGTCGCTCGCGTACGCGCCGGAGCAGATCTTCTTGGTGTTGGCGATCGCCGGGTCGGCGGCCTACGCCTTCACCGTATGGATCGGCCTGGCGGTGGCGTTGGTGATGCTGAGTGTCATCGCCTCATATCGCTATACCGTGCGCGCCTATCCCGGCGGTGGCGGCGATTATCGCGTGGTAAGCGCCAATTTCGGCCCCGGAGCGGGCTATTTGGCGTCGGCCGCTCAGGTACTGGACTATGTGCTGACCGTGGCGGTGTCAACGGCCGCGGCCGTGACGAACTTCGCCGTCATCTGGCCCGCCTTGCGCGATTACCGGGAAGTGGCCTGCGTGGTCATCATCGTGGCACTAATGGCCTTCAACCTGCGCGGGTGGCGGGTGTCCGGAAAACTGGCCGCACCGATCACAATACTGTTCCTGATCGCCATCGTCGCCATCATCGTCGTCGGACTGACGCGGATCGCCATGGGAGATCAGTTGCAACCGGCGTCGGCGGGTTACACCGCACGTGGGGAGGCCACCGAATGGTCGTCGGCGGCGCTGTTGTTGCTCTCGGCACGAGCCTTCGCCTCCGGTTCGGTGGCGGTGTCCGGCATCGAAACCTTCACTACACGAGTGTCGTTCTTTCGGCCGCCACGCGGTCGAAACGCCGCGATCGCATTGGCCACTGTGGGGATTGCTACCGTGGCACTGTTCATCGGCCTGGTCGTGCTGGCTTTTCTGGTGGGTGCGCAACAGTCGTCCGATCCGCATTCGCAGTTGGCCGGACTCCCTGAGAGCTATGTACAACCCAGCCTCATTGGACAGTTGTCCGAATCGGTGTTCAGTCATCGTGAATGGCTGGTCAACCTCTCCATGTTCGCCGTTGGCGGGGTGCTGATCTTGGCGGCCAATACGGCCTTCGTAGGGTTTCCCCGGCTCGCGTCGGTTCTCGCCTCCGATTCACTGCTGCCACGTCAACTGCACAAACGCGGTGATCGCATGGTGTTTTCGAACGGCATCATTCTCCTCGCCGTTACCGCCGCCGCACTCACCACGATCTTCGGTGGGTCGGCCTACCGTTTGATCGCCTTGTACGTGGTGGGAGTCTTCCTGTCCATCGTGCTCACCAATGCCGCCATGGTCCGCCACTGGAATCGCCTCCTCACCGTGGAGCGCGATCCGCACCGTCGCCGTCGATCGAAGCGAGCGCGTGCGGTCGCCATGCTGGCGTGCACCGTCTGCGCGCTCGTCCTATCGATCGTGACGCTGGCGGAGTTCCAGCGTGGTTCGTGGATCGCGTTGGTGATCATCGCCGCCAATGTGGCTCTCATGTGGTTTATCTCGCGCCATTACGGTGAGGTCGCCGAGGAGCTCGCACTTCCCACCGGGAAAGGCCGTAAACCCGCTCGTAACCACGCTGTAGTGCTGATTTCCAATCTCAATCGTCCCGCGCTACGCATGCTCACCTATGCCCAAACCACGCGCCCCGATACCTTGACGGCGTTGACTGTTAATGTGGACGCGGTGGCGACCCGCCATTTGGTGGCCGAATGGGAACGTCGCCGTATCAAGGTGCCCATGACAGTGATCGATTCGCCGTATCGGGAAATCACCGGACCGATTGTCGATTACGTCAAGAAGATCCGACGTGAAGCGCCACGCGACGTGGTGACCGTTTACCTACCTGAATACGTCGTGGGTCATTGGTATGAGCGCATCCTGCACAATCAATCCGCTAAGCGCATTCGTTCCCGGCTGCGCTATGAGCCGGGCGTTATGGTCACCACGGTTCCGTGGCAGCTGGCTTCCAGTGAAAACCGTGACCTGGACCGACTTGATTCACAAATCCGAGGGAGAAGACGTTGA